CGCGAACGGGCTGGCCGTGCCCTACGGCACCGACCAGAACGCCAAGGTGACGCTGACCGTCTACGAGGACTTCCGCTGCCCGTTCTGCAAGGAGGCCGAGTCGATGTTCGGCCCGATCTACACCGCCCAGGCGAAGGCCGGGAAGATCAAGGTGCAGTTCCACATCGTCAACCTGATCGACCGCAACGACGGCGGCACCGGCTCGATCGAGTCCGGCAGCGCGGCCGGCTGCGCGCAGGACGTCGGCAATGAAAAGTTCAAGGGCTACCACGACGTCCTCTTCGCCAACCAGCCGCCCGAGACCGACGACGCCTACGCCTCCGCCGACACCCTGATCTCGCTGGCCAAGCAGGTCTCCGGCCTCGACACCTCGGCCTTCCAGACCTGCGTGAAGTCCGGGAAGTACCAGCCCTGGGTGGTGAAGAACTACGACGCCCTCTCCAGCGCGGAGGGCGGCAACGTCTCCACGCCCGACTACCTGATCAACGGCCAGCCGTTCGAACTCACCTCGCAGCCCGCCGCGACCCAGGAGAAGAACTTCACCGCCGCGCTCGATCGGGCCGTCGCCGCCGCGGGGTGAGCAGCGTCAAGGTCACAAGCGGGTCACGCCTTGCCGAGAATTCTCCGAGAAGGCGCACTCGCCCTCCCGCGACGCCCCGCCGCGAGCATAGGATTCCCAGGCGGGCGTCACCGGGGCACGGCGGTGCGCGCCCGGACCTCGAGGGCGTCGGGTCCGCCGAGGCGTTGCTGACGACGAGCGGAGCGAGCGAGCACGCGATGAGCAGGGCGAATCGAATCGGCAAAGAGCTGGCGCGGCAGCGGGCCGCCCTCGTGCGGGCCGAGCTGGCGCGGCGTGAAGCGCGCAACCGGCGCACCGCGGTCTACGGGTCCTCGCTCGGCGTGGTCCTGCTCGCGATCGTCTTGAGCATCGTCGTCACCGGGGCGATCCAGCCCTCCGGTGCGCCGTCGGCCCCGACCAAGACCGTGGCCGACACCAGCGGCGGGATCACCAGCGCCGACGGCATGGCCATACCGATCGGCGACTCCGGCGCCCCGGTCAAGGTGACCGTCTACGAAGACGTCCGCTGCTCCGACTGCGGCGCGTTCGAGAGCCAGTACCAGAGTGCTTACAAGGCCCTGGTCAAGGCCGGCACGGTGCAGGTGCTGGTGCACCTGGTCGACCTGATCGACAACAGCGACGGCGGCTCCGGCTCGCTGGCCGGCGGCAACGCCATGGCCTGCGCCCAGAACGCCGGCTACTTCGAGGCCTACCACGACCTCCTCTTCGCCCATCAGCCCGCGTCCGAGTCCACGGACACCTTCAGCTCCACCAGCACCCTGATCGGCTACGCGAAGCAGGTGTCCGGCCTGGACAGCCCGACCTTCGAGTCCTGCGTCAAGTCCGGCAAGTACGACGGCTGGATCAAGCAGAACTACCGCGACCTCGAGCAGGTCGTCGGCGTCGCGAACGCGGCGACCCCGACCCTGATGGCCAACGGGACCAAGCTGACGCTCTCCACCCCGGCCGCCTTCACCACGCAGATGCAGCAGCTGGCCGCCAAGGCGTCCGCGGCCGCGTCGGCTCCGGCCTCGGGCACCGCGGCGGCCTCGTCCACCGCGTCGCCGCCCGCGTCCCCGTCCACCGCCCCCACCTCCTCGGCGAGCGCCTCCGCCTCGTCGTCGCCCAGCGCCTCGTAAGCCGGAACCGGAACCATGAACTCCACCACGCTGGCCTATCTGCCCAGCCCGTCCACGGCCGGGCTCCAGATCGGACCGCTGCCCGTCCGCTTCTACGCCCTGTGCATCATCGCCGGGATCGCCATCGCGGTGATCCTCGGCGAACGGCGCTGGCGGGCCAAGGGCGGCGAACCGCACATCATCACCGACATCGCGATCTGGGCCGTGCCGTTCGGCCTGATCGGCGGGCGGCTCTACCACGTGGTGACCGACCCGGAGCTCTACTTCGAGCACGGCGAGGACTGGGTCCGGGTCTTCTACGTCTGGGACGGCGGCCTCGGCATCTGGGGCGCGATCGCCCTGGGCGGCCTCGGCGCCTGGATCGGCGCGCGCCGCCGCGGGGTGCGGATGCCGGCCTACGCCGACGCGGTGGCGCCCGGCATCGTGCTGGCCCAGGCCATGGGCCGGTGGGGCAACTGGTTCAACAACGAGCTCTACGGCGACCCGACCAGCAAGCCGTGGGGCCTGACCATCCACTGCATGAGCCAGGACGGCATCCGCCAGGCCGTGGCCTGCCCGGGGAGCACCTCGACCGTGCTCGGCCACTTCCAGCCCACCTTCCTCTACGAGGTGATCTGGGACGTGCTGGTGTGCGTGCTGCTGCTGTGGGCGGACCGCCGCTTCAGCATCGGGCACGGCCGGCTGTTCGCGCTGTACGTCATGGGCTACACCGCGGGCCGCGGCTGGATCGAGCACCTGCGCAGCGACTACGCGCACGCGTTCCTGGGCCTGCGCGTCAACGACTGGGCGTCCATCGTCTGCTTCAGCGCCGCGCTGGCCTACTTCCTGATCTCGCGGCGGCTGCGTCCGGGCAAGGAGAGCCGCGAGGAGCTGTACTGGCCGTATTTCAAGCCGTATGCCCCGGAGGGCGGCGCGCGAGCCGACGACCGAGAGGACGAGGGCGAGGCCGCTTCCGAGGACGTGTCCAGCGGTGGACGACGCCCTGAGAACGACGCGGACCGAGACCCGCAGGAGCGTGCGCTGAGCGCCGAGTCCGCCGAGGACGACGACGCCGAGGCCGTCGACGGGGCGAAGCACGAGGAGCACGCGTAAAAAGAACGCCAAGTGCGCCGGGCCGCAATCCGCCCGCGTACGCATTCCCGCAGGCAGGCCGCTTCCGTTCAGGAGGCGGCCTGCCTGCGTTCACGTGGTTGTGACATGCGTCATAAGCCGGAAGAGTGAAAGCGGCGCAACCCGGGGAAAACACGCTGTAGCGCATGAGCACCGCAGGTCAACGACTCGACGTCCGAATAGCGAGACGAAAGCCTCTCTCATTACGGAATCCGCACCCATCGTGTAACGTTCGATTCCACCGCGGCAGGGCCAGAGTCGTCCCTCGTGCGCGCACACTTCACGTTGCGGCCCCAAGACGACACGGAGGACCCGGTGTATTCATCGTCCCCCCAAGCCCCAGGTGCTCTCTGGCGCGCTATACCCGCGGCACAGGGCCTTTACGACCCGCGCGCCGAACGGGATGCCTGCGGTGTCGCTTTCGTCGCCACCCTGACCGGCGAGCCGAGCCACCAGATCGTCGAGCAGGCGCTGACCGCCCTGCGCAACCTCGAGCACCGCGGCGCCTCCGGCGCCGAGGCCGACTCGGGCGACGGAGCCGGCATCCTGGTCCAGATCCCGGACGCCTTCCTGCGCGAGCAGGTCCCGTTCGAGCTGCCCGCCCGCGGATCCTACGCCGCCGGACTCGCCTTCATCCCGGACGACGACGAGTCCGAGGCCGCCGCCCGCTCCGCCGTCGCGGTCATCGCCGCCGAGGAGGGCCTCGAGGTCCTCGGCTGGCGCGAGGTGCCCGTCACCCCCGAGCTGCTCGGCGCGACCGCGCGCGCGGTCATGCCGCGCTTCCGCCAGCTGTTCGTGGCCGGCGCCGAGGGCGAGCGCGACCTCGACCTCGACCGGCTCGCCTTCGTCCTGCGCAAGCGGGTCGAGCACAGCACCGAGACCTACTTCCCGTCGCTCTCGGCGCGCACCATCGTCTACAAGGGCATGCTCACCACCGGACAGCTCGAGCCGTTCTTCCCCGACCTGTCCGACCGGGCCTTCGCCAGCGCCATCGCGCTGATCCACTCGCGCTTCTCCACCAACACCTTCCCGGCGTGGCCGCTCGCCCACCCGTACCGCTTCATCGCGCACAACGGCGAGATCAACACCGTCCAGGGCAACAAGAACTGGATGCGGGCCCGCGAGTCCCAGCTGGCCACCGACGTGATCCGCGGCCCGCTCGAGCGGGTCTTCCCGATCGTCACGCCGTCCGGCTCCGACTCCGCCAGCTTCGACGAGGTCCTCGAGCTGCTGCACCTGGCCGGGCGCTCGCTGCCGCACGCCGTGCTGATGATGGTCCCCGAGGCGTGGGAGAACCACACCGAGATGGCCGCGAGCCGTCGCGCCTTCTACCAGTACCACTCCTGCAAGATGGAGCCCTGGGACGGCCCGGCCTCGATCACCTTCACCGACGG
This genomic window from Actinospica robiniae DSM 44927 contains:
- a CDS encoding DsbA family protein, whose product is MSPQGKDDKRSAKGRERAAAAYAAEQAKARRKRQFLIGGIVVLVIAVAVGIGIAVQHNSSQNSSAAANGPLVFPTGTVANGLAVPYGTDQNAKVTLTVYEDFRCPFCKEAESMFGPIYTAQAKAGKIKVQFHIVNLIDRNDGGTGSIESGSAAGCAQDVGNEKFKGYHDVLFANQPPETDDAYASADTLISLAKQVSGLDTSAFQTCVKSGKYQPWVVKNYDALSSAEGGNVSTPDYLINGQPFELTSQPAATQEKNFTAALDRAVAAAG
- the lgt gene encoding prolipoprotein diacylglyceryl transferase, whose protein sequence is MNSTTLAYLPSPSTAGLQIGPLPVRFYALCIIAGIAIAVILGERRWRAKGGEPHIITDIAIWAVPFGLIGGRLYHVVTDPELYFEHGEDWVRVFYVWDGGLGIWGAIALGGLGAWIGARRRGVRMPAYADAVAPGIVLAQAMGRWGNWFNNELYGDPTSKPWGLTIHCMSQDGIRQAVACPGSTSTVLGHFQPTFLYEVIWDVLVCVLLLWADRRFSIGHGRLFALYVMGYTAGRGWIEHLRSDYAHAFLGLRVNDWASIVCFSAALAYFLISRRLRPGKESREELYWPYFKPYAPEGGARADDREDEGEAASEDVSSGGRRPENDADRDPQERALSAESAEDDDAEAVDGAKHEEHA
- a CDS encoding DsbA family protein; the protein is MSRANRIGKELARQRAALVRAELARREARNRRTAVYGSSLGVVLLAIVLSIVVTGAIQPSGAPSAPTKTVADTSGGITSADGMAIPIGDSGAPVKVTVYEDVRCSDCGAFESQYQSAYKALVKAGTVQVLVHLVDLIDNSDGGSGSLAGGNAMACAQNAGYFEAYHDLLFAHQPASESTDTFSSTSTLIGYAKQVSGLDSPTFESCVKSGKYDGWIKQNYRDLEQVVGVANAATPTLMANGTKLTLSTPAAFTTQMQQLAAKASAAASAPASGTAAASSTASPPASPSTAPTSSASASASSSPSAS